In one Natronosalvus amylolyticus genomic region, the following are encoded:
- a CDS encoding sulfatase: MSVPPGDSTSRPATGSRPPNVVLVVLDTARKASVTSETMPMLCRLADAGTSFERAYATAPWTVPSHASLFTGTETATHGTHGGNPFLDTGLRTLAEAFRDAGYDTVGVSNNTWITEEFGFDRGFDTLRRGWQYLQSDVDMGTVVRGEDRREKLIATRHRLFEGNPLVNLANVCYSEFLQPAGDDGAARTTSWLSDWLEHQDDRPFFLFCNYIEPHIPYDPPRAFAEAFLPDGWTVDEALALRQDPRAYDCEDYQLSPAEFAALEGLYRGELAYVDRHLRELCQALSVTGHWDDTILVVCGDHGENIGDHGFFGHQYTLYGTVLHVPLVFYGGPFTGGVRRRDLVSLLDLPTTLLEVAGIDDPTFARQQEGQSMLEVDARTSRDAVFAEYVSPQPSIERLEARFGTLPEHVYRYDRRLRTIRTDRFAYVCGDDGFERLHDLETDPDELVDVSEDEPEHARRLRRRLESHFGPFETLERAAPEREMRPGTKDRLASLGYL, encoded by the coding sequence ATGAGCGTCCCGCCGGGCGATTCGACGTCGCGTCCCGCTACCGGTTCACGACCACCGAACGTCGTCCTCGTCGTCCTCGACACGGCTCGCAAGGCGAGTGTGACATCCGAAACGATGCCCATGCTGTGTCGGTTGGCAGATGCAGGTACGTCCTTCGAGCGCGCGTATGCGACCGCGCCGTGGACGGTTCCCTCGCACGCCTCGCTGTTCACGGGGACCGAAACCGCGACACACGGTACCCACGGCGGCAACCCGTTTCTCGACACGGGTCTTCGTACCCTCGCAGAAGCGTTTCGTGACGCCGGCTACGACACGGTCGGCGTCTCGAACAACACCTGGATCACCGAGGAGTTCGGGTTCGACCGCGGCTTCGACACCCTTCGGCGGGGCTGGCAGTATCTCCAGTCCGACGTGGACATGGGGACGGTCGTCCGCGGTGAGGACCGCCGGGAGAAACTCATCGCGACGCGGCACCGTCTGTTCGAAGGGAACCCGCTGGTGAACCTGGCGAACGTCTGTTACAGCGAGTTTCTGCAACCGGCGGGCGACGACGGCGCGGCCCGTACCACATCCTGGCTCAGTGATTGGCTCGAGCACCAGGACGACCGGCCGTTCTTTCTGTTCTGTAACTACATCGAGCCACACATTCCGTACGACCCGCCGAGAGCGTTCGCGGAGGCGTTTCTCCCGGATGGCTGGACCGTCGATGAGGCACTGGCACTCCGCCAGGACCCACGAGCCTACGACTGCGAGGATTACCAGCTTTCACCGGCGGAGTTCGCGGCACTCGAGGGACTGTACCGTGGGGAACTCGCCTACGTCGACAGACACCTGCGAGAACTGTGTCAGGCGCTGTCGGTCACCGGGCACTGGGACGACACCATCCTCGTCGTCTGTGGCGATCACGGCGAGAACATCGGCGATCACGGCTTCTTCGGCCACCAGTACACCCTGTACGGCACCGTCTTGCACGTTCCGCTGGTCTTCTACGGCGGCCCGTTTACCGGCGGCGTCCGTCGCAGAGACCTCGTCTCGTTGCTCGACCTGCCAACGACGCTGCTCGAGGTGGCCGGCATCGACGATCCAACGTTCGCCCGCCAACAGGAGGGGCAGTCGATGCTCGAGGTGGACGCCCGAACCAGTCGTGACGCCGTCTTCGCCGAGTACGTCTCCCCACAGCCCTCGATCGAACGCCTCGAGGCTCGATTCGGCACGTTGCCCGAGCACGTCTACCGGTACGACCGTCGGTTACGGACCATTCGTACGGATCGATTCGCCTACGTCTGCGGCGACGACGGTTTCGAGCGATTGCACGACCTCGAAACCGACCCGGATGAACTGGTTGACGTGAGTGAGGACGAACCCGAACACGCGCGTCGCCTCCGACGGCGACTCGAGTCACACTTCGGGCCGTTCGAGACGCTCGAGCGGGCAGCGCCAGAACGGGAAATGCGGCCGGGAACGAAAGATCGGTTGGCGAGTCTCGGGTATCTGTGA
- a CDS encoding sulfatase-like hydrolase/transferase, which produces MAQTRPNVLFVLTDQERYDCTAPDGPAVDTPAFDRLSASGVHFTQAFTPISICTSARASLLTGQFPHAHGMLNNCHEDDAIQANLDPDVPTFSEGLRAGGYELTYTGKWHVGRDGTPEGFGFRYLGGSDVHHDDLDTAFREYRNARGTPLEETELEEEIHTHGDQEDGTLVAAKTPVDVEDTRAYFLAERTIEALEAHANGAVSERDDGAEARGDDRGTNSPFFHRADFYGPHHPYVVPEPYASMYDPSDIDPWDSYAETFDGKPAAHEEFLSYRGVGDFDWDTWASAVAKYFGFVTLLDHQFGRILDALADLGLEEDTVVVHASDHGDFTGSHRQFNKGPLMYDETYHIPLQVRWPGVTESDTTCDLPVHLHDLAPTFLELGDQPIPDTMQTRSLVPLLEGERPDDWPDSVFAQYHGDEFGLYTQRMVRTPAYKFVYNGPDRNELYDLEADPDELQNLADHPGYEDVRESMAERLLEWMHRTEDPNRKWVPDTFV; this is translated from the coding sequence ATGGCACAGACCAGACCGAACGTCCTCTTCGTGCTGACCGACCAGGAACGCTACGACTGTACGGCCCCGGATGGCCCCGCGGTCGACACTCCCGCGTTCGACCGGCTGTCAGCGTCCGGCGTCCACTTCACCCAGGCGTTTACGCCGATCAGTATCTGTACCAGCGCTCGAGCCTCGCTGCTCACCGGACAGTTTCCCCACGCTCACGGGATGTTGAACAACTGCCACGAGGACGATGCGATACAGGCGAATCTCGACCCCGACGTGCCCACATTTTCCGAAGGCCTTCGAGCCGGTGGCTACGAACTGACGTACACGGGCAAGTGGCACGTCGGCCGAGACGGTACCCCGGAGGGCTTCGGGTTTCGGTATCTGGGCGGGAGTGACGTCCACCACGATGACCTGGATACGGCCTTTCGCGAGTATCGAAACGCCAGAGGGACCCCACTCGAGGAAACCGAACTCGAGGAGGAAATACACACCCACGGCGACCAAGAAGACGGCACGCTCGTCGCCGCGAAAACCCCGGTCGACGTCGAGGATACGCGGGCGTACTTCCTCGCCGAGCGAACTATCGAGGCCCTCGAGGCACACGCGAACGGGGCCGTGAGTGAGAGGGACGACGGGGCCGAGGCACGTGGTGACGACAGGGGGACAAACAGTCCGTTTTTCCACCGTGCGGACTTCTACGGACCACACCACCCCTACGTCGTCCCGGAGCCGTACGCCTCGATGTACGACCCCAGCGACATCGACCCCTGGGACAGCTACGCCGAAACCTTCGACGGCAAACCCGCAGCCCACGAGGAGTTCCTGTCCTATCGCGGGGTCGGTGACTTCGACTGGGACACCTGGGCGTCGGCCGTCGCGAAGTACTTCGGGTTCGTCACCCTGCTCGACCATCAGTTCGGTCGTATCCTCGACGCCCTCGCGGACCTGGGGCTCGAGGAAGACACCGTCGTCGTTCACGCATCCGACCACGGCGATTTCACCGGCTCACACCGCCAGTTCAACAAGGGGCCGCTGATGTACGACGAGACCTACCACATCCCCCTGCAGGTTCGCTGGCCCGGCGTCACCGAGTCGGACACCACCTGTGACCTGCCCGTCCACCTGCACGACCTGGCCCCAACCTTCCTCGAGTTGGGCGACCAGCCGATTCCGGACACGATGCAAACCCGCAGTCTGGTACCGCTCCTCGAGGGCGAGCGACCGGACGATTGGCCGGATTCGGTGTTCGCCCAGTATCACGGCGACGAGTTCGGTCTCTACACCCAGCGAATGGTCCGCACCCCCGCGTACAAGTTCGTCTACAACGGCCCCGACCGCAACGAGTTATACGACCTCGAGGCCGACCCCGACGAACTCCAGAACCTTGCCGACCACCCCGGCTACGAGGACGTCCGAGAATCGATGGCCGAGCGGTTGCTCGAGTGGATGCACCGAACCGAGGACCCGAATCGAAAGTGGGTGCCGGATACGTTCGTCTGA
- a CDS encoding HalOD1 output domain-containing protein, with product MIFPGDESDDTDTEDGTISSTYVAESLSLELSPETEGLATSIVEATATITDQSILDLEPLYTVIDPDALETLFCDRTDGRRQGEVSFAYSGCAVTVTDGERVTVRRQPGDVAADD from the coding sequence GTGATTTTTCCCGGTGACGAATCCGACGATACCGATACCGAAGACGGAACGATCAGTTCGACATACGTCGCCGAATCGCTATCGCTCGAGTTGAGTCCCGAAACGGAGGGGCTCGCGACCAGCATCGTCGAGGCAACCGCGACGATTACCGACCAGTCGATACTTGACCTCGAACCGCTGTACACCGTGATCGACCCGGACGCACTCGAGACGCTGTTTTGTGATCGGACCGACGGGAGGAGACAGGGCGAAGTATCGTTCGCCTACAGTGGGTGTGCGGTCACCGTCACCGACGGTGAACGGGTTACGGTTAGGCGACAGCCGGGTGACGTAGCGGCCGACGATTGA
- a CDS encoding helix-turn-helix domain-containing protein: MATIAAFQLPRNGFPLGVGIAGDPSSSVELERVVPTEGGNIPFFWVWNCADFDAFERRVRDSDAVRSVTVLAEAEDGQLYRARWGDDLEGFLSGMTELGATLLNGTGTRDGWRFELRFDERSSVRTFLEYCQEQAVPIELTRLYTPQEASARDRYSLTDEQRETLRLAYERGYFDEPRAITQTELADSFDISQRAVSRRLQRGLSRLIGETIAIDADSSEQ; this comes from the coding sequence ATGGCGACAATCGCTGCCTTCCAGCTACCACGGAATGGGTTTCCACTCGGTGTCGGCATCGCCGGGGATCCCTCGAGTAGCGTGGAACTCGAGCGAGTCGTCCCGACCGAGGGCGGCAACATCCCGTTTTTTTGGGTCTGGAACTGCGCTGATTTCGACGCCTTCGAACGCCGTGTCCGCGATTCCGACGCCGTTCGGTCGGTGACGGTGTTGGCCGAAGCCGAGGACGGACAGCTGTATCGCGCTCGATGGGGTGACGACCTCGAGGGCTTTCTCTCCGGAATGACGGAACTCGGGGCGACACTTCTCAACGGCACAGGCACCCGTGATGGGTGGCGATTCGAGCTTCGGTTCGACGAGCGCTCGAGCGTCCGTACGTTTCTCGAGTACTGCCAGGAGCAGGCGGTTCCAATCGAACTGACGCGCCTTTACACCCCTCAAGAAGCATCCGCCCGTGACCGCTATTCGCTCACCGACGAACAGCGAGAAACTCTCCGGCTAGCGTACGAACGGGGCTACTTCGACGAGCCCAGAGCGATAACGCAGACGGAGCTGGCCGACTCCTTCGACATCAGCCAACGGGCAGTCTCGAGACGACTCCAGCGAGGGCTCTCCCGACTGATCGGCGAAACGATTGCGATCGATGCCGACTCGAGCGAGCAATAA
- the hisS gene encoding histidine--tRNA ligase, translated as MYDGIKGFRDFYPGEMTARRAAMDTLEETARRYGFREIGTPALERAEMWTDKSGDDIVDELYAFEDQGGRHVTLTPELTPTVARMVVAKQQALSKPIKWFSTRPFWRYEQVQQGRQREFYQTNVDIFGSSAPEADAEVLAWAADALTGLGLTDDHFEFRISHRDILGGVLESYDADVDVTAAIRAVDKSDKIEAGEYHGLLADAGLPYDDAVQFADLIASGDLEAVVEFADTERVSDAVENLQNVLAAAADFGAREYCTISLETARGLDYYTGVVFECFDSTGSVSRSVFGGGRYDDLIESFGGQPTPAVGVAPGYATLPLLMQRAGVWPEETVSTDYYVLSVGDTRTEATRIARDLRANGHIVETDVAGRSFGAQLGYADSINAETTIIVGERDLANDEITVKAMDSGEEVQAPVDAFPGGLERPTVDDFE; from the coding sequence ATGTACGATGGAATCAAGGGGTTTCGTGATTTCTACCCCGGCGAGATGACCGCGCGTCGGGCCGCGATGGACACCCTCGAGGAGACAGCGCGTCGCTACGGCTTCCGTGAGATCGGGACGCCGGCGCTCGAGCGCGCCGAGATGTGGACGGACAAAAGCGGCGACGACATCGTCGACGAACTGTACGCCTTCGAAGACCAGGGGGGCCGCCACGTCACCCTCACCCCGGAGCTGACGCCGACGGTCGCGCGGATGGTCGTCGCCAAACAGCAAGCGCTCTCGAAACCCATCAAGTGGTTCTCGACCCGGCCGTTCTGGCGCTACGAGCAGGTCCAGCAGGGCCGCCAGCGCGAGTTCTACCAGACAAACGTCGACATCTTCGGCTCGAGCGCGCCCGAAGCTGACGCCGAAGTGCTCGCCTGGGCCGCCGACGCCCTGACCGGACTTGGACTCACTGACGATCACTTCGAGTTCCGCATCTCTCACCGTGATATCCTCGGCGGCGTCCTCGAGTCATACGACGCCGACGTCGACGTTACCGCAGCGATTCGCGCCGTCGACAAGTCCGACAAGATCGAAGCCGGCGAGTATCACGGCCTGCTCGCCGACGCCGGCCTCCCGTACGACGACGCCGTCCAGTTCGCCGACCTGATCGCGAGCGGCGACCTCGAGGCGGTCGTCGAGTTTGCCGACACCGAACGCGTGAGCGACGCCGTCGAGAACTTACAGAACGTGCTGGCGGCCGCCGCCGATTTCGGCGCGCGCGAGTACTGTACAATTTCACTCGAGACCGCCCGCGGCCTGGATTATTACACGGGCGTCGTCTTCGAGTGTTTCGACTCGACGGGGTCGGTTTCACGGTCGGTCTTCGGCGGCGGCCGCTACGACGACCTGATCGAATCCTTCGGCGGCCAGCCGACACCAGCGGTCGGCGTTGCACCAGGCTATGCGACGCTCCCCTTGCTCATGCAACGAGCGGGCGTCTGGCCCGAGGAGACGGTTTCGACCGACTACTACGTGCTTTCGGTGGGCGACACCCGAACCGAGGCAACCCGGATTGCCCGCGACCTGCGAGCCAACGGTCACATCGTCGAAACCGACGTCGCCGGCCGTTCGTTCGGTGCACAGTTGGGCTACGCCGACTCGATAAACGCCGAAACGACGATTATCGTCGGCGAGCGCGACCTCGCGAACGACGAAATTACAGTCAAAGCGATGGATTCGGGCGAAGAAGTCCAGGCACCCGTCGATGCGTTCCCCGGTGGCCTCGAGCGGCCGACGGTCGACGATTTCGAGTAA